The proteins below come from a single Oerskovia jenensis genomic window:
- a CDS encoding AAA family ATPase — protein sequence MTTMTPEQAAWFAQTFDRLVGNIGQAVLGKAHVVRLVLTCMLSEGHILLEDAPGTGKTSLARALAASVQGTQNRIQFTPDLLPSDVTGVTIYDQKTAKFEFHQGPIFASIVLADEINRASPKTQSALLEVMEEGQITVDGVTHSVGRPFMVIATQNPIEQAGTYRLPEAQLDRFLMKTSLGYPDHAATVEILQGASVRDRSATLQALITTQAVAEMADLAAGVHVDGAVLEYISRLAEETRNAAECRVGVSVRGALALVRCAKVWAAAHGRNYVLPDDIKELTQPAWAHRLVLDPEAEFAGATNEAVLARILGDVAAPQERRSA from the coding sequence ATGACCACCATGACCCCCGAGCAGGCCGCCTGGTTCGCTCAGACCTTCGACCGTCTGGTCGGCAACATCGGCCAGGCAGTCCTGGGCAAGGCGCACGTGGTGCGCCTGGTCCTGACCTGCATGCTGTCCGAGGGGCACATCCTTCTCGAGGACGCTCCGGGCACGGGCAAGACGTCGCTCGCGCGTGCTCTCGCCGCGAGCGTCCAGGGCACGCAGAACCGCATCCAGTTCACCCCGGACCTGCTGCCCTCCGACGTCACGGGTGTGACGATCTACGACCAGAAGACCGCGAAGTTCGAGTTCCACCAGGGCCCGATCTTCGCGTCGATCGTGCTCGCGGACGAGATCAACCGTGCCTCGCCCAAGACGCAGTCCGCGCTCCTGGAGGTCATGGAGGAGGGGCAGATCACGGTCGACGGCGTGACCCACTCGGTCGGGCGTCCGTTCATGGTCATCGCGACGCAGAACCCGATCGAGCAGGCCGGCACGTACCGTCTGCCCGAGGCCCAGCTCGACCGCTTCCTCATGAAGACCTCGCTCGGCTACCCGGACCACGCGGCCACGGTCGAGATCCTCCAGGGCGCCTCGGTGCGGGACCGCAGCGCGACCCTGCAGGCGCTCATCACGACCCAGGCCGTCGCCGAGATGGCCGACCTCGCGGCAGGTGTCCACGTCGACGGCGCGGTGCTCGAGTACATCTCGCGCCTGGCGGAGGAGACGCGCAACGCCGCCGAGTGCCGGGTCGGTGTCTCGGTCCGTGGCGCGCTCGCCCTGGTGCGCTGCGCCAAGGTGTGGGCCGCGGCGCACGGGCGCAACTACGTCCTGCCCGACGACATCAAGGAGCTCACGCAGCCCGCGTGGGCACACCGCCTGGTCCTCGACCCCGAGGCCGAGTTCGCCGGCGCGACCAACGAGGCCGTCCTCGCGCGCATCCTCGGTGACGTCGCAGCGCCGCAGGAACGCCGGTCGGCCTGA